In Phragmites australis chromosome 16, lpPhrAust1.1, whole genome shotgun sequence, one DNA window encodes the following:
- the LOC133895073 gene encoding protein FAR1-RELATED SEQUENCE 5-like — protein MAEFYGSIELVPYIGKDVSNFRSTLRTTKKYKDMQETLDYFEELKVQDGPNFFYKFKLDKDYKIHNLFWVDGSARKAYEAYGDCVSFDTTYMTNMYGMPFAPFIGINRHAQSFQLGCAFLRDEKTDSFVWLFKACLETMKGKAPLNIITNQDGAMRRAIELVFPNTNHRNYQWHIMDKASGTIGPYISFNQELKDEFTDCINYSVTPEEFEAKWDAMINKYGLGDIQHFQHLYSIRKSFVQTYYMHCFYPFLQSTQRSEGFNAVLKRYVNPNLSILLFVKQYEKIQQKYLVAQDGQDFRTDDNEWHTWSKYPIEKYASIVYTKGIFYKFSKEFEKTAEYDVQEHEVPYQYKLVPNDKFVEDYGTRSYIVTAIEEETSYYCECSKFDRDGIICCHIMKILIRFGVKTLPERYILKRWTQQAIPIDTDISADANISVDIAASGMSLQNKKTLRFSNLASALAKFAREGSNSDDAHSIVTKHIEMMQSELVDLKKRKSKSKKKKTTVVPSNDFAVANLSQPLSNAATTTSPPGHGTIATMSTPNPNVPAPTDFQDASYPDSSRLVRNLSRSVTKGRKKSERLSNGKNVQPKRKNKCSICHSENHNAAKCPGKITKRISSKEMQLFT, from the coding sequence ATGGCTGAGTTCTATGGCTCCATTGAACTAGTACCATACATAGGCAAAGATGTCAGTAACTTCCGGTCCACACTTCGTACCACTAAAAAGTACAAAGACATGCAAGAAACACTAGACTACTTTGAAGAGTTGAAAGTGCAAGATGGCCCTAATTTCTTCTACAAGTTCAAGTTGGACAAAGATTATAAGATTCATAACCTATTCTGGGTGGATGGTTCAGCAAGGAAGGCGTATGAGGCATATGGTGACTGTGTTTCATTCGATACGACATACATGACTAATATGTATGGCATGCCCTTTGCCCCCTTCATTGGAATAAATAGACATGCTCAATCGTTCCAGCTAGGATGCGCATTCCTAAGGGATGAGAAGACAGATAGCTTTGTTTGGCTTTTCAAAGCATGCCTTGAAACGATGAAAGGCAAGGCTCCCCTTAATATAATAACAAATCAGGATGGGGCTATGAGGCGGGCAATTGAGCTTGTCTTCCCTAATACAAATCATCGAAACTACCAGTGGCATATAATGGATAAAGCTTCTGGAACAATTGGTCCATACATTTCATTTAATCAAGAATTGAAGGATGAGTTTACAGATTGTATTAACTACAGTGTAACACCTGAAGAATTTGAGGCGAAATGGGATGCTATGATTAATAAGTATGGCCTGGGGGACATACAACATTTTCAGCATTTGTATAGCATCAGAAAGAGTTTTGTTCAAACATACTATATGCATTGTTTCTATCCTTTCCTCCAATCAACTCAGAGAAGTGAAGGGTTTAATGCAGTGCTGAAGAGATATGTGAATCCAAACTTATCAATATTGTTATTTGTGAAACAGTATGAGAAAATTCAGCAAAAGTACCTTGTTGCTCAGGATGGTCAGGACTTTAGGACTGATGATAATGAATGGCACACATGGTCAAAGTACCCTATTGAGAAATATGCTTCAATTGTGTACACAAAAGGTATTTTCTATAAATTCTCAAAGGAATTTGAAAAGACTGCAGAATATGATGTGCAGGAGCATGAAGTGCCCTACCAATACAAGCTAGTACCGAATGACAAATTTGTTGAAGATTATGGGACTAGGTCATATATTGTGACAGCAATTGAAGAAGAAACAAGTTACTATTGTGAGTGCAGCAAGTTTGATAGGGATGGGATAATTTGCTGCCacatcatgaagattttgatcAGATTTGGTGTGAAGACCCTGCCTGAAAGATACATATTGAAAAGATGGACACAACAAGCAATTCCTATTGACACAGATATATCTGCTGATGCAAACATTTCTGTTGATATTGCGGCTAGTGGTATGTCTTTGCAGAACAAGAAAACACTGAGATTCAGCAACCTTGCTTCTGCACTTGCAAAATTTGCACGTGAAGGTTCAAACTCAGATGATGCTCATTCTATTGTTACTAAGCACATCGAAATGATGCAATCTGAACTTGTAGATctaaagaagaggaagagtaagagtaagaagaagaagacaactGTTGTTCCTAGCAATGACTTTGCTGTTGCAAATTTATCTCAGCCTCTTTCTAATGCAGCTACGACAACTTCACCTCCTGGTCATGGCACTATAGCTACTATGTCTACTCCTAACCCAAATGTGCCTGCTCCTACAGATTTTCAAGATGCTTCATATCCTGATAGTTCAAGATTAGTAAGGAATCTGTCAAGATCAGTAACTAAAGGGAGGAAGAAGTCAGAAAGGTTGTCTAATGGGAAGAATGTgcaaccaaagagaaagaacaaATGCAGCATTTGTCACTCTGAGAATCACAATGCTGCAAAATGTCCTGGAAAAATAACTAAAAGAATTTCAAGCAAGGAGATGCAACTATTCACATGA